Proteins encoded within one genomic window of Humulus lupulus chromosome 1, drHumLupu1.1, whole genome shotgun sequence:
- the LOC133804836 gene encoding protein SCO1 homolog 2, mitochondrial: protein MPISRFLFLSSKRHSGESLNLLRRFGPSKRIHSRNYVNSSNHANGKTGGDRVMNVDSQASRTWGTYIIPAGLLGFVGLAVLAHYNDERRAIPKGQGTSSSGTTAKGPIIGGPFTLLDTENKTVTERNFLGKWVLLYFGYTFSPDVGPEQIQIIAKAIDKLESKHNVKVLPVFVTIDPQRDTPSQLHAYLKEFDSRIIGLTGPVSAVRQLAQEYRVFFRKIEEDKDDYLVECSHNMYLLNPNMEVAGVFGVEYNADDLSDAILKELKRSQN, encoded by the exons ATGCCCATTTCTcgctttcttttcctttcttctaAACGGCACTCAGGAGAGTCTCTCAATCTACTGCGAAG GTTTGGTCCTTCTAAGAGGATTCATTCCCGTAACTATGTAAATTCATCAAATCATGCTAATGGGAAGACTGGTGGTGATCGTGTAATGAATGTAGATTCACAAGCTTCTAGGACTTGGGGTACCTATATCATT CCTGCTGGACTACTAGGATTTGTTGGCCTGGCGGTTTTAGCTCACTATAATGATGAGAGAAGAGCAATTCCAAAAG GCCAGGGTACCAGCTCTAGTGGAACTACTGCCAAGGGGCCTATAATTGGTGGCCCTTTCACTTTACTAGACACAGAGAATAAGACAGTTACTGAAAGGAACTTTCTTGGAAAGTGGGTTCTCCTTTACTTTGGTTATACATTTTCTCCTGATGTTGGGCCAGAGCAAATCCAGATTATAGCCAAGGCCATAGATAAACTTG AATCGAAACATAATGTTAAGGTATTACCGGTGTTTGTTACGATTGATCCACAACGCGATACACCTTCTCAACTCCATGCTTACCTTAAAG AATTCGACTCGAGGATCATAGGCTTAACCGGGCCTGTTTCAGCTGTTAGGCAGTTGGCGCAAGAATACCGTGTTTTCTTCAGGAAGATTGAAGAGGATAAGGATGATTATCTTGTCGAGTGTTCGCACAACAT GTACTTGTTGAACCCAAACATGGAAGTTGCGGGAGTGTTTGGTGTGGAGTACAATGCAGATGATCTATCGGATGCAATATTAAAGGAACTGAAGAGAAGCCAAAATTAA